The following DNA comes from Geobacter sp..
GCCCCCCTGCTGCAGCAGGCGGCAGCAGGCACCGAGGGTATGCAGTTCTGCAGCCAGCTTGTTCTCGACGACCGCGGCAATCTGCCAGCTCAGTGCTTGGGCCGCTGCCGTCTCGACGGCGGAAAGCCTGCGGAACCAGAAATCCACCATCGCGGCAAACCGGATCAGGTGCCTGGCCAACGCCAGGTTGTCGCGGCTCATGGCGTGGTGGCGCAGGAATTCCGCCTCCTGTCGCCTGAGGTCCATGCTCAGGATCACTGCCATAATGGCCGTATCGTCGCTGAACAGCTCGCCCCAATGCCCTTCTTGTTCATGCTGCAGGTTATAGAAGTTGAGCCTGGCGGCCAGCATGGCGCCCATGGCAAGCAGATTGGCAAACGAGAGTTCGTCCGCCTTGAAATAGCCGGCCTCCAGCGCCGCCGGGAAGCGCTCCCCCTGTTCGGTGCCGTCCGTTATCTTCAACCAGTCGCTATAGGGCATGCAAGGTTTCCATGGGTGTCATACTGCTCAACCCCCGATGTTTGTCCCTTCCCGGAGATAGAACGGATAGACCATGTTGCTTCTGCTGTTGGTGGTTCTGACGGTGTAGTCGAGGGTGATTTTCACCACCCCGTCGTACAGTTCGCCGGTATCGACCAGAACCGTCTCCAGTGTTATGCGCGGCTCGAAAAAGAGCACGGCGCTCTCGATCATATCCTTGATCCCGGTTATGACGCTCGACGTGATGCCGGCAAAAGCCAGGGACTTGAGGCCGCAGCCGTACTCGGGATACATGATTCGCTCTCCCGGCGTCGTCGAGAGGAGTATCCGGAGACTCTCGCGGATATCGTCCTCCTCGGAGACCATTCTGACACCCTTGCCAATGGCGGCGAACTCCGGGGGGAATCCCCACCCGGTGCCGAGAAAGCCGTTACTGCCCCCCTGAGTGCTCATGAAACCCCCTAGCCGCCGATCATGACCGTCGGGAAACCGACAACGATGCTGCCGCCGTGGGCTGTAACGTCCCCCATCCTGGCGGCCGGCTTGCCGCAGATCATGACGGTTGCCGATCCCATGGCGATGGTGTCGGGCGGGCCGACACAGACGCAGGTGTCGCCGAGCACCGCTGCGGGCAGTTTGCCGATCAGCACCGTCGGCGCGCCGGGGCCGGAGACCGGGCCCCCCACATGGGGGATCGGGGAGGGGAACGCCGGGGTCTGCATCGGGCAGGTGTGCATGTCGGTGAGTCGTGCCGCCGGGGGCATGATTTTTCTCCTGATTTATCCGTCTTCCATCCGAATAATGCTGGCCTCTGGCCGGAAAGGAGGGGTTTTTCGTCCTGGCAAGGAAATCAAGGGATTGCGCGGAGGCGTAGCAGCGCTACGCCGCACAAGGAATCCCGCAGATTGACACCGCCAGGGCGGAAAAGCACCCTTTCCGGACGGGAACTAATTGATCATGACCATGGCGCCCTTCACCGTGGTCTGGCCCGACGCGGAGAGCTCTGCCGTGGCGTTTCCCTTGGCGGTGAACCCCACCTGCGCTTCGCTGCTGATGTTCAGCCCCGCCGTTTTCACGTCCTGCTTGGCGGTTATCCCGATGCTCTGTACGGCATCGAGGGTAATCTTCCCTTTGGCAGTGATGGTGATGTCCTTGGGGCTGTCCAGGACGATCCCGTCCGGCTTCAGTTCCACCTTGTTGCTGTTCTGGTCCTGGATGAGGATCGACTTGTCCTTGTCGCTGATGACGATCTTGTTGTTTCCCGGCGTGGAGATGGTGATGACCTTGTCTTTCTCCTCGAATTCCATCTTCATCTTGCTTCTGGTCACGATGGCCTTCGTGTTGTTTTCTGCGGCCAGGGCATAGGGCGGTTTTCGCTTGCTGCTGTAGAGACTGCCGAGTATCACCGGATGGGACGGGTCGTTGTTGAAATACCCCAGTATCACCTCATCCCCGATCTCCGGGACGAAAAACGCACCGATGCCGTCGGAGGCATAGAACTGAGCAAGCCTGGCCCAGACCCCTTCTGTCTCGGCCTGGAGCACCGGCACCTTCACCTGGATCTTGTTTTCCCCCTCCGGGTCTCCGTCCAGTTTGGTGACAACCCCGACGAGCAACCCCTCGACCCCCGGCAGCAGGCCGGCTGCCGGGGGGGCGACGATATCCCTCTGTTCGGCGAACCAGTCGGGCGAGAGGCCGAATTCCACCTCGGTCAGCCAGTTGCCGCCGGCAATCTCATGGTTGACCGCGGTGACGAACACCGTGCCGTTGAACCGGTTGCCAACGCCGGCCAGTTCGATCAGCGAACCTGCCTTGGCCTTGGCGCTCCCCTGGAACTTCATCCGTCCGCGAATCCTGGCGAGCCCGGACTTGATCTGGCACCCCTTGGCCCACGCCGTCAGCACATCCTTGTCGGCCGGGGCCGAGGTCTGCAGGCGATAGGATGCCGGCCCCACCACCCCTGCCAGCGCCGCAGAGGCAAGGTCGCCCTGGGCGTTGAGGGTCTGGGGGGCCTGCTCCGCCTCGACCACCGCCTGGGTTTTCATGTCCCAGGAGACACCCTTCACCGAGGTGAGCTGGCTCTCGGCATCGAGATCGGCCTGGAACTCCATCAGGTCCTCGCCGTAGGTCACCTTCAGCGGCGGGGTTGCAGACGTGTCGGGCGCCTTTACCGAGACCTTCCCGTCATCCGCGATGACCAGCAGGCCATTGGCTTCGGCGCGGGAGAGGATGAAATCCCAGTCAGTGCAGTAGTACTGCACCAGTTCCTTGTGCTGTTTCGTCGTGGCGTCCAGGTCCTTTGCGAGCCCGGCATTGCCGATCAGCTTGCCGATGATGTCGCTGTCGGTGGAATCGACGAAATTGCCGTTCTTGCGGCCGATGGTCAACTTCACCGCCTGGTCCTTGCATTCGACCAGGAGCCGGGAATAGTTGTTGCCGCTTATCTTGATGCCATGTCTGACCACAACCCCCTGGAAGATGGTCTCCTCTTCGCTGCCGTATCCGGCGTTGATCTTGATTTTCGCTCCCGGCTTGAAGCTGTCGGTGTTGCTGACCGGGAAATCCTTCCCCGGCATATCGCCGTCCAGGATGACGATCCGGGCAGAGGGTATCCTGTTGACCGCCTTGACAATAGCCACCGAGATGACCGGCACTGCGCCGTCAAGCTGGGTGCCGTCACTGAAGAGAGTCAGCCGGACAACATCGTTGCCCTTGTCGCTGGGAGAAACGGCCATGGACTACCTCAACGGCGGGAAGTGAAGCCTGGTGCCGGGCTTGATGTCACGGAAATTGACGATGTTGTTGACCCGTGCCACCTCCGGGTAGTAGGAACTGTCGTTGTAGATCCGGTAACAGAGCAGCGGCAGGGTGTCGCCGGCCTTGACCTCTACGACATGGGACAGGTCCGGCGACTGCCGGTTCGCCTTGAGCTTTTCTTCCTGGCTGCTCATGAACGAGCTGAACGCCAGGGTGACTTCGGCCCGGAGCGGGTCGCCATTGGGCAGGAACAGGGTGTACTTGACATCCATGTCCGTCATCCGGCCGTTGAACTTCAGTTCGCCCCAGACGATACGGACATGGTTCGGCTCATGCTTGTCGCCGTCGTAGTTGTAGACTACCTTGCAGAGCGTTTTCAGCTCGTCGGCAACGCTGGTGATCCGCTTCACCACGCCGGTGCCGTCGATCACGAACGTAAAATTGATATTCTCCGGCTGGATGGCTTCGAACTTCTGGTTGATCCCGGTAATCCCGAAGGGGGAGTTTTGGTTGTAGCTGATCCGGTTGTCCTTGGTCATGCTTTTCGGGTTCAGCATCAGTTCGTATTTCAGGCTGTCGTCCAGCGTGATCCGGCCGTTTTTCTGCACGATGCACCGGGTGATCGACAGCATCGATTTTTGCTGATTCGCAGACAACGGTTACCTCTCCTTCTGCCGCTTGAGCAGTTCGGCCAGCATCTCCCGGCACTCCGCCAGGATCTCCGCCTTCAGCTGTGCCGTGTCGCACTCCCCGGCCGGACGTTGTTCTTCCTTCCCGATCCGCTGGGTCACCGTCGATTTGACAAGCAGTTGTTTCACTTCAATCGTCATGGTCAGAAAAACCGCTGGCTGTAGGTGTAAGCAAACTCGATGGTCTCGATGGCGATTTCGTTCTTTTTCGACTCGAAATCACCCACGTTCCACTTGACCGGATAGGCATTGTTGAATACCCAGGTCCGCACCGGTTGGGCACTGGCATTCA
Coding sequences within:
- a CDS encoding type VI secretion protein produces the protein MPPAARLTDMHTCPMQTPAFPSPIPHVGGPVSGPGAPTVLIGKLPAAVLGDTCVCVGPPDTIAMGSATVMICGKPAARMGDVTAHGGSIVVGFPTVMIGG
- the vgrG gene encoding type VI secretion system tip protein VgrG; amino-acid sequence: MAVSPSDKGNDVVRLTLFSDGTQLDGAVPVISVAIVKAVNRIPSARIVILDGDMPGKDFPVSNTDSFKPGAKIKINAGYGSEEETIFQGVVVRHGIKISGNNYSRLLVECKDQAVKLTIGRKNGNFVDSTDSDIIGKLIGNAGLAKDLDATTKQHKELVQYYCTDWDFILSRAEANGLLVIADDGKVSVKAPDTSATPPLKVTYGEDLMEFQADLDAESQLTSVKGVSWDMKTQAVVEAEQAPQTLNAQGDLASAALAGVVGPASYRLQTSAPADKDVLTAWAKGCQIKSGLARIRGRMKFQGSAKAKAGSLIELAGVGNRFNGTVFVTAVNHEIAGGNWLTEVEFGLSPDWFAEQRDIVAPPAAGLLPGVEGLLVGVVTKLDGDPEGENKIQVKVPVLQAETEGVWARLAQFYASDGIGAFFVPEIGDEVILGYFNNDPSHPVILGSLYSSKRKPPYALAAENNTKAIVTRSKMKMEFEEKDKVITISTPGNNKIVISDKDKSILIQDQNSNKVELKPDGIVLDSPKDITITAKGKITLDAVQSIGITAKQDVKTAGLNISSEAQVGFTAKGNATAELSASGQTTVKGAMVMIN
- a CDS encoding peptidoglycan-binding protein, yielding MLSITRCIVQKNGRITLDDSLKYELMLNPKSMTKDNRISYNQNSPFGITGINQKFEAIQPENINFTFVIDGTGVVKRITSVADELKTLCKVVYNYDGDKHEPNHVRIVWGELKFNGRMTDMDVKYTLFLPNGDPLRAEVTLAFSSFMSSQEEKLKANRQSPDLSHVVEVKAGDTLPLLCYRIYNDSSYYPEVARVNNIVNFRDIKPGTRLHFPPLR